Proteins co-encoded in one Nicotiana sylvestris chromosome 7, ASM39365v2, whole genome shotgun sequence genomic window:
- the LOC138873850 gene encoding uncharacterized protein — MEIDQDLEELLIMGDSDLIIPQAQGEWETRDVKLFPYRQHVEDLSKLFKSIEFRYIPRFHNELADALATFASMLPYLGNVHIDPLEIQIQERHGNCNTVEVEPDV; from the coding sequence atggaaATCGATCAAGATttggaagaattgttaatcatgggagattctgacttgattatcccacaagctcaaggtgaatgggaaactcgggatgtcaagctttttccatacaggcaacatgtggaagatcttagcaaatTGTTCAAATccatcgagttcaggtacattcctaggtttcacaatgagttagccgatgcattagctacttttgCCTCAATGCTGCCGTATCTAGGCAATGTACACATTGAcccattggaaatccaaatccaagaAAGACATGGTAATTGCAATACAGTTGAGGTGGAACCAGATGTttag